A part of Calonectris borealis chromosome 30, bCalBor7.hap1.2, whole genome shotgun sequence genomic DNA contains:
- the ORMDL2 gene encoding ORM1-like protein 2, translated as MNVGVAHSEVNPNTRVMNSRGIWLAYVISVGVLHVVLLSIPFFSIPVVWTLTNVIHNLVMYLLLHTVKGTPFETPDQGKDRLLTHWEQIDYGTQCTSSRKFLSISPVVLYLLTSFYTKYDPAHFVINTASLLSVLLPKLPQFHGVRVFGINKY; from the exons ATGAACGTCGGCGTGGCGCACAGCGAGGTGAACCCCAACACGCGGGTGATGAACAGCCGGGGGATCTGGCTGGCGTACGTCATCTCCGTGGGGGTCCTCCACGTCGTTCTCCTCAGCATCCCGTTCTTCAGCATTCCTGTGGTCTGGACGCTCACCAACGTCATACACAACCTG GTCATGTACTTGCTGCTGCACACGGTGAAGGGGACCCCCTTTGAGACCCCGGACCAGGGCAAGGATCGCCTCCTCACGCACTGGGAGCAGATAGACTACGGGACGCAGTGCACCTCCTCGCGCAAGTTCCTCAGCATCTCCCCGGTGGTGCT gTACCTCCTCACCAGCTTTTACACCAAATACGACCCCGCGCACTTCGTCATCAACACGGCCTCCCTGCTCAGCGTCCTCCTGCCCAAGCTGCCCCAGTTCCACGGCGTGCGGGTCTTCGGCATCAACAAGTACTGA